DNA sequence from the Arthrobacter jinronghuae genome:
TTTCACTTCCCCACGTTCCCTCCACGCACCCTATGTGTTCAGATGCGGGTCACCCGGTCACTCGCGCGCCGGGCGGGGTTTCCCCATTCGGACATCCTGGGATCAAAGTTCGGTTATCAACTCCCCCAGGCTTATCGCAGATTCCTACGTCCTTCTTCGGCTCCTGATGCCAAGGCATCCACCGTGTGCCCTTAAAAACTTGACCACAAAGATCAATTTATTATCGCTATCGAGAAAACCACGGTCTCCCCAGGCACCCTTTTGACGGGGCACCCGGATCCACCAGGTTTTTCTGAAATTGCACTTAATATTTTAAGATGCTCGCGTCCACTATGTAGTTCTCAAACAACAACCCCGTCACACCCCTCCCCGCACCCGCAGCCCGCCCCCAAGAGGGAAGACCACCCGTGTACGGTTCCGGCCTGCGCAGGAACAAACAGAAACAAACCAAACAACCCATCCCCTCCGGCCCCGCGCAAACGGGACAGGAAGAACCGGGGTGCCTGTTGCTTCAGGACCCAACAGTGTGCCAAACGACGAACCGGACCTACCAGGACTGCACGGGATGTTCCAGGAACCCTCCCGAAGGAGGGAACGTACTGATCCCCGCAGCCGGCATGCCAGCGCCTATTCATTGATATTCCACCCTTGAGCACCCACCGGAGAACAGATGTCTCCGATATGGGCATCTCCTGCAAAGCACACATCCGACACTGTGGACGGACATGGTCTTCGAGGTGCTCCTTAGAAAGGAGGTGATCCAGCCGCACCTTCCGGTACGGCTACCTTGTTACGACTTAGTCCCAATCGCCGGTCCCACCTTCGACGGCTCCCTCCCACAAGGGGTTAGGCCACCGGCTTCGGGTGTTACCAACTTTCGTGACTTGACGGGCGGTGTGTACAAGGCCCGGGAACGTATTCACCGCAGCGTTGCTGATCTGCGATTACTAGCGACTCCAACTTCATGAGGTCGAGTTGCAGACCTCAATCCGAACTGAGACCGGCTTTTTGGGATTAGCTCCACCTCACAGTATCGCAACCCTTTGTACCGGCCATTGTAGCATGCGTGAAGCCCAAGACATAAGGGGCATGATGATTTGACGTCGTCCCCACCTTCCTCCGAGTTGACCCCGGCAGTCTCCTATGAGTCCCCGCCATAACGCGCTGGCAACATAGAACGAGGGTTGCGCTCGTTGCGGGACTTAACCCAACATCTCACGACACGAGCTGACGACAACCATGCACCACCTGTAAACCGGCCACAAGTGGGGGACCTGTTTCCAGGCCTTTCCGGTTCATGTCAAGCCTTGGTAAGGTTCTTCGCGTTGCATCGAATTAATCCGCATGCTCCGCCGCTTGTGCGGGCCCCCGTCAATTCCTTTGAGTTTTAGCCTTGCGGCCGTACTCCCCAGGCGGGGCACTTAATGCGTTAGCTACGGCGCGGAAAACGTGGAATGTCCCCCACACCTAGTGCCCAACGTTTACGGCATGGACTACCAGGGTATCTAATCCTGTTCGCTCCCCATGCTTTCGCTCCTCAGCGTCAGTTAATGCCCAGAGACCTGCCTTCGCCATCGGTGTTCCTCCTGATATCTGCGCATTTCACCGCTACACCAGGAATTCCAGTCTCCCCTACATCACTCTAGTCTGCCCGTACCCACTGCAGACCCGGGGTTGAGCCCCGGGCTTTCACAGCAGACGCGACAAACCGCCTACGAGCTCTTTACGCCCAATAATTCCGGATAACGCTTGCGCCCTACGTATTACCGCGGCTGCTGGCACGTAGTTAGCCGGCGCTTCTTCTGCAGGTACCGTCACTTTCGCTTCTTCCCTGCTGAAAGAGGTTTACAACCCGAAGGCATTCGTCCCTCACGCGGCGTCGCTGCATCAGGCTTCCGCCCATTGTGCAATATTCCCCACTGCTGCCTCCCGTAGGAGTCTGGGCCGTGTCTCAGTCCCAGTGTGGCCGGTCACCCTCTCAGGCCGGCTACCCGTCGTCGCCTTGGTGGGCCATTACCCCAACCAACAAGCTGATAGGCCGCGAGTCCATCCAAAACCGCATAAAGCTTTCCACGGACCGCCATGCGGTGGTCCGTTGTATCCGGTATTAGACCCGGTTTCCCAGGCTTATCCCGAAGTCAGGGGCAGGTTACTCACGTGTTACTCACCCGTTCGCCACTAATCATTCTGTGCAAGCACAGAAGTCATCGTTCGACTTGCATGTGTTAAGCACGCCGCCAGCGTTCATCCTGAGCCAGGATCAAACTCTCCGTAAATGTGTTACAGACACAGCACCGAAGCCAAGGAAAATTGGCTGCAGGCACTGCACTAAATTCGAAACCGGCTAAAAAAACCGTCCCTTACCCACGGGGTGGGCGGAACGGCCTGTTCAACCAATCAAAATAAATTGGTATCAATAAACTTGGCACACTATTGAGTTCTCAAACAACAGACGCAATCCGAAAATACTCGGGAAAACAATGTTTTCCTTTTCTTCTTCGCTGCAATGTTTTATATCTTATTCCATTCCGGCGTTATTTGCAATTCGCGGTTTCCCTTGTCGGGACCCCGTGAAAAGCGTTTTCCGCCGTTCCGGACCCAGCATCCAACGGAGTCTTTCCCACCGGCCCTGCAAAGGGCGCGCACTGGTTGGACTCTGTTTTTGTTGGGGTTTGGCCGCCATGCTCGGGCGCTTTTCCAGCGTCCCGGCCGCGGCGACTCATGCAACTTTACACATCGCTTCCGGTCCTTGCAAACCGGATCGAAGTGATCCGCCGCACAGGCTTCGGGACCCTTTTACTGTCCCCGGCCCTGCAGCCGATATATCCATTCTAGGACCGGGCGGCAGTCTCTACGCAACCCGGCAGGCGGTTTTCCTCGTCACATCCGAAGCCACTGTGCGACTGGCGATAGACGGATGCCTTCGTCAGCTGCCGTTCCGCAGATAGGCAAGCTGGGCGGCCACCGAAAGTTCCGCTGCACGGCGGACGTTCGCCGGCACATCGGAGTAGACCAGGTCAGCGATCTCCCCCGCACCTGCATCCGGGCCGGCTTGTTCCAGGGCTGTCCGGATCTGTTCCAGACGCTCTTCGCGGTGGTCGCGGTAGGTCAGGACCAGGGAACTGAGGTCCGCCTGAACCGGTCCGTGTCCGGGAAGGACCATGGCCGGACCAAGGAGAGAGAGCATATCCAGCGTGTCCAGATAATCGCCTAGGTTTCCGTCCGGGTAGTCCAGCACGGTAGTCCCCCGCCCCAGGATGGTGTCCCCCGTCAGGACGGAACCGTTGGCGCCGTCGTCGGGAAGCCAGAAGCACACCGAATCCGACGTGTGGCCTGGAGTTGCAAGGACCCGGATGTCCACGCCTGCGGCAGAGATCTCTTCATCAGCTGCCAACGGTTTGCCTGAGACGCAGAAAGCGGGATCAAACGCCCGCACCGGAGCTCCGGTCAGTTCGGCGAACCGTCTGCTGGCCTCCGTGTGGTCGGGGTGCCGGTGGGTGATGAGCACCAGCTCCACGGTTCCGGCATCGGCGAGGGCCCGCAGGTGCCCTTCGTCCTGGGGACCAGGGTCCACCACCACCGTGCTTCCGGATCCGGGGGCAGCCACAACGTAGCTGTTGGTGCCGTCCAGCGACATGGGACCCGGGTTCGGCGCCAGCCTTACACGGGTCAGGTCACTGCTGCGGACTACTCCGGATTCCGGAAGCATGGGCATGGTTTTCCTAGGCCAGACGTGTGAGCCAGCCGTGGGTATCCTCCACGGTGCCGGTCTGGATGCCGAGCAGCTGCTCGCGGATGGACATGGTCACTTCTCCGGGCTTGGCATCAGCGGAGCCGATGACCTCGTTC
Encoded proteins:
- a CDS encoding MBL fold metallo-hydrolase, producing the protein MPMLPESGVVRSSDLTRVRLAPNPGPMSLDGTNSYVVAAPGSGSTVVVDPGPQDEGHLRALADAGTVELVLITHRHPDHTEASRRFAELTGAPVRAFDPAFCVSGKPLAADEEISAAGVDIRVLATPGHTSDSVCFWLPDDGANGSVLTGDTILGRGTTVLDYPDGNLGDYLDTLDMLSLLGPAMVLPGHGPVQADLSSLVLTYRDHREERLEQIRTALEQAGPDAGAGEIADLVYSDVPANVRRAAELSVAAQLAYLRNGS